One Mycolicibacterium fallax genomic window, CGCAATGATCATCAATTGCACTTCGGTTGTGCCCTCGCCGATTTCGAGGATCTTGCTGTCACGGTAGTGCCGGGCGACCGGGTACTCGTTCATGAAGCCGTAGCCGCCGTGGATCTGGGTGGCATCGCGGGCGTTGTCCATCGCCGCCTCGCTGGCCACCAGCTTGGCGACCGCGGCCTCGGTCTTGAACGGCTTGCCGGCCAGCATCAGCGCGGCGGCGTCGTAGTAGGCGGTGCGGGCCGCGTGGGCGCGGGCCTGCATGCGGGCCAGCTTGAACTCGATGGCCTGGTACCGGCCGATCGGCTGGCCGAAGGCGCTGCGCTGCTTGGCGTATTTCACGCTCTCGTCCACGCAGCCCTGGGCCGCCCCGACCGACAGGGCGGCGATCGCGATGCGGCCCTCGTCGAGGATCCGCAGGAAGTTGGCGTAGCCGCGGCCACGCTCGCCGAGCAGGTTCTGCTCGGGAACCCGGACGTCGTCGAAGCTCAGCGGGTGGGTGTCCGAGGCGTTCCAGCCGACCTTGTTGTAGGCCGGCTCGGGGGTGAATCCGGGGGTGGGCACCGGGACCAGAATGGCGCTGATCTCGGGCCGCTCCGGGGTGCCGCCGGTGACCGCGGTGACCGTCACGAGCTCGGTGATGTCGGTGCCGGAGTTGGTGATGAACTGCTTGGAACCATTGATCAGCCACTGCCCGTCGTCCAACCGCGCGGTGGTCTTGGTGGCGCCGGCGTCGCTGCCCCCGCCCGCCTCGGTCAGGCCGAACGCCCCCAGGGCCCGGCCGCTGGTCAGCCGCGGCAGCCAGTGCTGCTTCTGTTCCTCGGTGCCGAACCGGTAGACCGGCATCGCGCCGAGGGACACCCCGGCCTCCAGGGTGATGGCCACGCTCTGGTCGATCTTGCCGAGTTCCTCCAGCGCCAGGCACAGCGCGAAGTAGTCCCCGCCCATCCCGCCGTACTCCTCGGGGAACGGCAGGCCGAACAGGCCCATCTCGGCCATCCCGGCGACCACCTCGTAGGGGAAGGTGTGCTCGGCGTCGTGCTTGGCGGCCACCGGGGCGACCACCGACCGGGCGAAGTCGCCGACGGCGCCGACCAGTTGCGCGTAGTCCTCGGGCAGGTTTCCGGTCGACAGGTAGTCAGGCATCGGGCTGGCTCTCTTCTGCTGGGTGGGCGGTGATACGGGCCAGCGGCTGGCCGACCCTGACCTGCTCGCCGGCGGCGACGAGCAGCTCGACCACACCGTCGACCGGTGCGCTCAGTGCGTGTTCCATCTTCATCGCCTCCACGGCGACCACGACGGTGCCCGCGGTGACGGCCTGTCCGTCGGACACGTTCACCGCGACGACGGTGCCCGGCATCGGGCTGCACAGTTCGGCGTCCCCGGCGTGTTGGTCGTCGGCGCGCACCGGGGCCTCGCGGACCTCCTCCAGCAGGGCGACGCCGCGCTCGCCGGCCAGCCACACCTGCCCGGGCACCGCCGCGCACCGGTAGCGGCGCCGTCGGCCGCCCCAGCTGACGGTCAGCAGGTCCGCGGTCTGGTCGGCGGTCAGCGGCGCGGGCTGCCCGCCCTCGACGGCGGCGGTGGCCTCGCCCGGGGTGCCGGTGATCGCGACGTGCACGCTGCGCTCGCCGCCGCGCAGCCGGACCACCGTCGGCGCCGGCGTGCCGATCCGCCAGCCACTGGGCTGCGACCACGGGTCGTCGCCGGCGGCGCGCCACCGCTGCAGCCACAATTGCGTTGCGGCGGCGACATATTCGGCGTCGTCGACGACGGGCCTGCGGTAGTCGCCGACCCGGCGGTCCAGCAGCCCGGTGTCCAGCCGGCCGGCCCGCACGTCGTCGTCGGCCAGCAGGAAGCGCAGGAAGTCGATGTTGGTGATGACACCGAGCAGCTGGGTGCGCGCCAGCGCGCTGTCCAGGGCGGCCAGCGCCTGCGCGCGGTCGGCGCCGTGCGCGATGACCTTGGCCAGCATCGGGTCGTAGTCACTGCCGATGACGGTGCCGGCCGCCAGCCCGGAGTCCACCCGCACCGTCGCCGTCGGGTCGGCGCCGGTGCGGGGCGCCCCCGGCGCCGGCTCGCCGAGCGCCAGGACCGGGCCGCCGGTGGGCAGGAAGCCGTTGGCGGGGTCCTCGGCGTACACCCGGGCCTCGATGGCGTGCCCGGTCGTTGTCACGTCGTCCTGGGCGATGCTCAGCGCGGCGCCGGCGGCGATGCGCAACTGCCAGGCCACCAGGTCCAGGCCGGTGACCAGCTCGGTGACCGGATGCTCGACCTGCAGCCGGGTGTTCATCTCCATGAAGAAGAACTCGTCCGGGGTGTCGGCGGAGACGATGAACTCCACCGTGCCCGCGCCGACGTAGTCCACGCTGCGCGCGGTGTCGCAGGCCGCGGCGCCGATCCGGGCGCGGGTCGGTGCGTCCAGCAGCGGCGAAGGCGCCTCCTCGACGACCTTCTGGTGCCGGCGCTGCAGGCTGCACTCCCGCTCACCGAGATGGATGACGTTGCCGTGCGTGTCGGCGAGCACCTGCACCTCAATGTGCCTGGGCCGCAGCACAAACCGCTCCAGGAACAGGGTGTCGTCGCCGAATGCCGCACCGGCCTCGCGGCGGGCCCCGGCCAGCGCGGCGGGCAGCTCGGCGGGATCCTCGACCAGCCGCATGCCCTTGCCGCCGCCGCCGGCCGACGGCTTGACCAGCACCGGGTAGCCGATCTCGGCGGCCGCCTCGATCAGCTCCGGATCGGAGAGACCGGGCCGGGCGATGCCGGGCACCACCGGCACCCCGAACGCCGAGACCGTTGCCTTGGCGGCGATCTTGTCGCCCATCGTGGCGATCGCCGACACCGGTGGTCCGATGAACACGATCCCGGCCTCGGCCAGGGCCGCGGCGAATTCCGCGTTCTCGGAAAGGAATCCGTAGCCCGGGTGCACCGCCTGCGCGCCGGTGGCCACCGCGGCGGCGACCACCGCGTCGATGTTCAGATAGGACTCCCGCGCCGGGGCCGGACCGATCCGCACCGCATCGTCGGCCTCGGTGACGTGCCGGGCGGCGGCGTCGGCGTCGCTGTAGACCGCGACCGACCGGATGCCGAGCTCGCGCAGGGTACGGATGACGCGCACCGCGATCTCTCCGCGGTTGGCGACCAACACGGTCTGAAACATTGCGCCCCTCACATCCGGAAAACGCCGTAGCCGACCGGCTCCAGCGGTGCGTTCCCCGCCACCGAGAGCGCCAGCCCCAACACGGTGCGGGTGTCGGCGGGGTCGATCACCCCGTCGTCCCACAGTCGCGCCGTCGAATAGTAGGGGTTGCCCTGCTGCTCGTACTGCTCACGGATCGGCGCCTTGAACGCCTCCTGCTCCTCGGCGGTCATCTCGCCGCGGACGGTCGCCAGCACGGAGGCGGCCTGCTCGCCGCCCATCACCGAGATCCGGGCGTTGGGCCACATCCACAGGAATCGCGGCGAATACGCCCGGCCGCACATCGAGTAGTTGCCGGCCCCGAAGGAGCCGCCGATCACCACGGTGAACTTCGGCACCCGGGCGCAGGCCACCGCAGTGACCATCTTGGCGCCGTGTTTGGCGATGCCGCCGGCCTCGTAGTCCCGTCCCACCATGAATCCGGCGATGTTCTGCAGGAACACCAGCGGCACCGACCGTTTGTCGCACAGTTCGATGAAGTGCGCTCCCTTGAGCGCGGATTCGCCGAACAGCACGCCGTTGTTGGCGATGATCCCGACCGGATGCCCGTGGATGTGCGCGAAGCCGGTGACCAGGGTGGTGCCGTAGCCGGCCTTGAACTCGTCGAACTGCCCGCCGTCGACCAGTCGCAGCACCACCTCGTGCACGTCGTACGGGGTGCGCGGGTCGACCGGCACGACGTCGTAGAGCTCGCGCTGGTCGCAGATCGCCGGCACGCTCGGACGCACCGGCCAGGGCCGCGGCGCGACCGGCCCGAAGGTCCCGACGATCCGGCGCACGATCTGCAGGGCGTCGCGGTCGTCGGCGGCCAGGTGGTCGGCGACCCCGGAGACCCGGGTGTGCAGGTCCCCGCCGCCGAGTTCCTCGGCGGTCACCACCTCGCCGGTGGCGGCCTTCACCAGCGGCGGTCCGCCCAGAAAGATGGTGCCCTGGTTCGCGACGATGACGGCCTCGTCGCTCATCGCCGGGACGTACGCGCCGCCGGCGGTGCAGGACCCGAGCACCGCGGCGACCTGGGGAATGCCGGCGGCACTCATGGTGGCCTGGTTGTAGAAGATCCGGCCGAAGTGTTCGCGGTCCGGGAACACCTCATCCTGGCGGGGTAGGAACGCGCCGCCGGAGTCCACCAGGTAGACACACGGCAACCGGTTCTGCGCCGCGATCTCCTGGGCGCGCAGATGCTTCTTCACCGTGACCGGGTAGTAGGTGCCGCCCTTGACGGTGGCGTCGTTGGCCACCACCATGCATTCGCGTCCGGCGATCCGGCCGATCCCGGCGATCATCCCGGCGCCCGGACACTCGCCGTCGTACATTCCGTCGGCGGCCAGCGGCGCGATCTCCAGCAGCGGACTGCCCGGATCCAGCACGGCGTCCACCCGGTCGCGTGGCAGCAGCTTGCCGCGGTCG contains:
- a CDS encoding acyl-CoA dehydrogenase family protein; translated protein: MPDYLSTGNLPEDYAQLVGAVGDFARSVVAPVAAKHDAEHTFPYEVVAGMAEMGLFGLPFPEEYGGMGGDYFALCLALEELGKIDQSVAITLEAGVSLGAMPVYRFGTEEQKQHWLPRLTSGRALGAFGLTEAGGGSDAGATKTTARLDDGQWLINGSKQFITNSGTDITELVTVTAVTGGTPERPEISAILVPVPTPGFTPEPAYNKVGWNASDTHPLSFDDVRVPEQNLLGERGRGYANFLRILDEGRIAIAALSVGAAQGCVDESVKYAKQRSAFGQPIGRYQAIEFKLARMQARAHAARTAYYDAAALMLAGKPFKTEAAVAKLVASEAAMDNARDATQIHGGYGFMNEYPVARHYRDSKILEIGEGTTEVQLMIIARQMGV
- a CDS encoding acetyl/propionyl/methylcrotonyl-CoA carboxylase subunit alpha, coding for MFQTVLVANRGEIAVRVIRTLRELGIRSVAVYSDADAAARHVTEADDAVRIGPAPARESYLNIDAVVAAAVATGAQAVHPGYGFLSENAEFAAALAEAGIVFIGPPVSAIATMGDKIAAKATVSAFGVPVVPGIARPGLSDPELIEAAAEIGYPVLVKPSAGGGGKGMRLVEDPAELPAALAGARREAGAAFGDDTLFLERFVLRPRHIEVQVLADTHGNVIHLGERECSLQRRHQKVVEEAPSPLLDAPTRARIGAAACDTARSVDYVGAGTVEFIVSADTPDEFFFMEMNTRLQVEHPVTELVTGLDLVAWQLRIAAGAALSIAQDDVTTTGHAIEARVYAEDPANGFLPTGGPVLALGEPAPGAPRTGADPTATVRVDSGLAAGTVIGSDYDPMLAKVIAHGADRAQALAALDSALARTQLLGVITNIDFLRFLLADDDVRAGRLDTGLLDRRVGDYRRPVVDDAEYVAAATQLWLQRWRAAGDDPWSQPSGWRIGTPAPTVVRLRGGERSVHVAITGTPGEATAAVEGGQPAPLTADQTADLLTVSWGGRRRRYRCAAVPGQVWLAGERGVALLEEVREAPVRADDQHAGDAELCSPMPGTVVAVNVSDGQAVTAGTVVVAVEAMKMEHALSAPVDGVVELLVAAGEQVRVGQPLARITAHPAEESQPDA
- a CDS encoding carboxyl transferase domain-containing protein, encoding MQSPATTSNRADHLALVAQLAEKLAAAARGGSERARQRHIDRGKLLPRDRVDAVLDPGSPLLEIAPLAADGMYDGECPGAGMIAGIGRIAGRECMVVANDATVKGGTYYPVTVKKHLRAQEIAAQNRLPCVYLVDSGGAFLPRQDEVFPDREHFGRIFYNQATMSAAGIPQVAAVLGSCTAGGAYVPAMSDEAVIVANQGTIFLGGPPLVKAATGEVVTAEELGGGDLHTRVSGVADHLAADDRDALQIVRRIVGTFGPVAPRPWPVRPSVPAICDQRELYDVVPVDPRTPYDVHEVVLRLVDGGQFDEFKAGYGTTLVTGFAHIHGHPVGIIANNGVLFGESALKGAHFIELCDKRSVPLVFLQNIAGFMVGRDYEAGGIAKHGAKMVTAVACARVPKFTVVIGGSFGAGNYSMCGRAYSPRFLWMWPNARISVMGGEQAASVLATVRGEMTAEEQEAFKAPIREQYEQQGNPYYSTARLWDDGVIDPADTRTVLGLALSVAGNAPLEPVGYGVFRM